In the genome of Chryseobacterium sp. 52, the window GGAATATTGGCAAGCCTTTCATTCGTAGGATTTCTTCTGCTTGCGGGCTTGTATGATTCGGGATCAGGGTTACTGATATTTGGAACACTTTCAATCATTGGAGGCGTATTCATCAATAAAATCTATGATAAAACAATCATTGATACCATCAGTGTTTCTTCTTATATCATTGGGTTTGTACTTTTAGCGATAGGCTTGTTTAAGATGGATATGAATGAAAATACAGTAAGCCTTCTTTTTATTATGATTGCAATAGCAGCATTATTCATCGTCCGGAGCTATATCATTATCTTTATTTCCGTCCTGATCATGAGCGGAGCCTTTCTAACGCTGATTGCATCTAGTAAAAGTTTTGACGTTATCCATGTGTATACCTCTTTTCTTGCCATCATTGTTACGGTCCTGTTTCTGCAAGAAGCAAAAATAATTTCTGTAAACAGAGCATTTTCAAAATTATACAACCCTGTCCGTATAGGATTGATTTTCTCATTTCTTGCAGGATTGGTTTTTCTGGGCCACGATTTTATTGAGGTATCCGGCGAGTACCTTTGGATATCATCCGTCGTTATTATCCTGCTCATCATGTATGTTCTTTCCAGAATTTTTGAGCTGCTGAATATTTCCAGTATGCAACAAAAGGCCGGAATCTACAGTGTGAGTCTTCTGATATTATCCACTACCATATTGTCTCCTGCAATATCCGGAGCTATTTTAATTATTCTTTTAAGCTTTCTGGTAAATTATAAAACCAGTTTGGCTATAGGCATCATCGCATTTATTTACTTTGTTGCACAATATTATTATGACCTTCATTTTACCCTGCTTACCAAGTCTATCCTTTTATTCTCGTCAGGTATTTTATTTCTAGGTCTTTATTTATTAACCCATAAAAAACTGACATCGAATGAAAAAGTATAAATGGATCATTATATTACTGAATCTCATTGCTTTGCTGGTGTATTTCAACTATTCCGTTTCTAAAAAAGAAGAGCTTCTGCAGGACGGACAATTGGTTCTTTTGCGGCTGGCCCCGGTTGATCCCCGTTCCCTGATGCAGGGCGATTATATGCGTTTACGGTATAGTATATCAGAAAATATGAGCTCCGAACATATTGCCAAGAGAGGATATTGCGTTGTCATTCTGGGCAGTGATGGAATTGCAGAAAAAGTAAGATTCCAGGATGAAACAACACCTCTGGGCAAAGGCGAATATTTGATCAAATACACAGCGTCTAATGACTGGGATATCAGTATAGGAGCTGAATCTTTCTTTTTTCAGGAGGGAAAAGCCAGTCAATATGAAAACGCAAAATACGGAGGAATAAAAATTGATAAAAACGGAAACAGCTTGTTGGTAGGGCTTTACGATCAACAGCTAAAAAATATAAAATAGCATTATGAAAAAAGCCTTTGAATTCCTTAAGCAACTACAGAAAAATAACAATCGGGAATGGTTTGCTCAGCACAAACCGGAATATGAATCGATTGTGAAAGA includes:
- a CDS encoding DUF4401 domain-containing protein — encoded protein: MRNKQEIKELLDYFQTTENKELKFDEEAIFADYQKNNSHQSLAIKILSIFGGILASLSFVGFLLLAGLYDSGSGLLIFGTLSIIGGVFINKIYDKTIIDTISVSSYIIGFVLLAIGLFKMDMNENTVSLLFIMIAIAALFIVRSYIIIFISVLIMSGAFLTLIASSKSFDVIHVYTSFLAIIVTVLFLQEAKIISVNRAFSKLYNPVRIGLIFSFLAGLVFLGHDFIEVSGEYLWISSVVIILLIMYVLSRIFELLNISSMQQKAGIYSVSLLILSTTILSPAISGAILIILLSFLVNYKTSLAIGIIAFIYFVAQYYYDLHFTLLTKSILLFSSGILFLGLYLLTHKKLTSNEKV
- a CDS encoding GDYXXLXY domain-containing protein, producing MKKYKWIIILLNLIALLVYFNYSVSKKEELLQDGQLVLLRLAPVDPRSLMQGDYMRLRYSISENMSSEHIAKRGYCVVILGSDGIAEKVRFQDETTPLGKGEYLIKYTASNDWDISIGAESFFFQEGKASQYENAKYGGIKIDKNGNSLLVGLYDQQLKNIK